In one Shewanella loihica PV-4 genomic region, the following are encoded:
- a CDS encoding GMC family oxidoreductase, translating to MAIEDPIVTGLANGWKHIDASQLTQDQTLEADVVIVGSGAGGGVAAEIMTEAGLSVIIIEGGPLKSSESFNMEERRAYPNLYQQAASMKTKDKAIGIFQGRAVGGSTTINWTTSIRTPENALAFWAEHKSVEGLSREALTPWFEKMEQRLSITKWPFEPNRNNMALKQGCEALGWDYTVIKRNVAGCWNTGYCGMGCPVNAKQSMLVTTIPAALDRGATLVSRAKVSKIEHHNDKVYALKAQALTESLRPSGVQLMLKAKHYILSAGAIHTPALMMRSRLPDPQKLLGKRTFLHPTVLSGALFNDAINGHSGAPQSIYSDQFVWQDGADGELGYKLEVPPIHPVLIASKSLGYGQSHAELMAQFNQLQVTIALMRDGYHADSPGGQVLLTDKGYTLDYPLTDAFWRAARRAFASMAELQFAAGAQKVLPMSEGMPYLPSWQAAKEAIADMTLAPFKTVVASAHVMGGCPLGEDKQMAMVDSRGRSHYLENLSVMDGSLFPTSLGANPQLSIYGITARNASLLAEELSGA from the coding sequence TTGGCCATCGAAGATCCCATAGTGACCGGCCTTGCAAACGGCTGGAAACATATAGATGCCAGTCAACTGACCCAAGACCAAACCCTTGAGGCCGACGTGGTGATCGTCGGCAGCGGCGCCGGTGGTGGCGTGGCGGCCGAGATCATGACCGAGGCGGGGCTGTCTGTGATTATCATCGAAGGTGGGCCACTGAAATCGTCCGAGAGCTTCAACATGGAGGAAAGGCGCGCCTATCCCAACCTCTATCAGCAAGCTGCCTCGATGAAGACCAAGGACAAGGCGATCGGCATCTTTCAGGGACGCGCCGTGGGTGGCTCCACCACCATCAACTGGACTACCTCTATCCGCACCCCGGAAAATGCCCTGGCGTTCTGGGCCGAACACAAGTCGGTCGAAGGCCTCTCCAGGGAGGCGCTAACGCCCTGGTTCGAGAAGATGGAGCAGCGGTTGAGCATCACAAAGTGGCCCTTCGAGCCCAACCGCAACAACATGGCGCTCAAGCAGGGTTGTGAGGCTTTGGGCTGGGACTACACCGTCATCAAACGCAACGTGGCCGGCTGCTGGAACACTGGCTACTGCGGCATGGGCTGTCCGGTCAACGCCAAGCAGTCTATGCTGGTCACCACCATACCGGCGGCGCTGGATCGCGGCGCGACCCTGGTGAGCCGCGCCAAGGTGAGCAAGATAGAACACCATAACGACAAGGTGTACGCCCTCAAGGCTCAGGCGTTAACCGAGTCGCTGCGCCCCAGCGGTGTGCAGCTGATGTTAAAGGCCAAGCACTATATTCTCAGCGCTGGCGCCATCCATACGCCGGCCCTGATGATGCGCTCCCGCCTGCCGGATCCGCAAAAGCTGCTGGGTAAGCGCACCTTCCTGCACCCAACCGTACTCAGTGGCGCCCTGTTTAACGACGCCATCAATGGCCATAGCGGCGCCCCACAATCCATCTATTCGGATCAATTTGTCTGGCAAGATGGCGCCGACGGCGAGCTGGGCTATAAGCTGGAGGTGCCGCCCATTCATCCGGTGTTAATTGCCTCGAAATCCCTAGGATATGGCCAGAGTCACGCCGAGCTGATGGCCCAGTTTAATCAGCTGCAGGTGACGATTGCTCTGATGCGAGATGGCTATCATGCCGACAGCCCGGGTGGCCAGGTGCTGCTGACAGACAAGGGCTATACCCTGGATTACCCACTGACCGACGCCTTCTGGCGGGCCGCACGGCGCGCCTTTGCCAGCATGGCCGAGCTACAGTTTGCCGCCGGGGCGCAGAAAGTGTTGCCTATGAGCGAGGGGATGCCCTATCTGCCGAGTTGGCAGGCGGCCAAGGAGGCTATCGCCGATATGACGCTGGCGCCCTTTAAGACAGTGGTGGCCTCGGCTCACGTGATGGGCGGCTGCCCGCTGGGCGAAGATAAGCAGATGGCCATGGTAGATAGCCGGGGGCGCAGCCATTATCTGGAGAATTTGTCGGTGATGGACGGCTCGCTGTTTCCCACCAGTCTCGGTGCCAACCCTCAACTCTCCATCTATGGCATTACCGCCCGCAACGCCAGTCTGCTGGCCGAAGAGCTGAGCGGCGCTTAA
- a CDS encoding TIGR02444 family protein, which translates to MSHVNHFDASLWQTCDSLYEKGQLLYLKLQDDYGLNVNLLLLAQWLDEQHYYLSDQDWRQLSEQVEAWELKVLKPYRRLRKLSKHNLAEAEYRQMLEVELMLERKSQGMILRQLRQLPNEQGQANLPRYLGLFQIEIDQYHQLAQTLIR; encoded by the coding sequence ATGAGCCATGTAAATCATTTTGACGCCAGCCTGTGGCAGACCTGCGACAGCCTCTACGAGAAGGGGCAGCTGCTCTACCTCAAGCTGCAAGATGACTACGGGCTCAACGTCAATCTCCTGCTGCTGGCCCAGTGGCTCGACGAGCAGCACTACTACCTGAGCGACCAGGATTGGCGCCAGCTCAGCGAGCAGGTCGAAGCCTGGGAGCTGAAGGTGCTCAAGCCCTACCGCAGGCTGAGAAAGCTGAGCAAACACAACCTGGCCGAGGCCGAGTATCGCCAGATGCTAGAGGTAGAACTCATGCTGGAGCGCAAGTCCCAGGGGATGATACTGCGCCAACTCAGACAGCTTCCCAATGAGCAGGGCCAGGCTAACCTGCCCCGCTATCTCGGCCTGTTTCAGATAGAGATAGACCAATACCACCAGCTGGCACAGACACTGATCCGCTAA
- a CDS encoding ABC transporter ATP-binding protein has product MITITQAQLIRGSKTLLDEASLTVYPGHKVGLVGANGTGKSSLLALIMGHLSLDKGEISVPTGWQIATVAQETPALEVSALEYVIDGDREYRELEEALHKAQLEDNGHQIALLHGKIDAIGGYSIRARAASLLAGLGFSEAEQQNPVKSFSGGWRMRLNLAQALLCRSELLLLDEPTNHLDLDTMYWLESWIKAYQGTLILISHDRDFIDAIVDEIVHVEHHKLNYYKGNYTAFERIRAERMAQQQVAYERQQKERAHMQSFVDRFRYKASKAKQAQSRLKALERMTELLPSKADSPFYMAFRAPEALPNPLVKMEQVSVGYGDKAILNHVHLNLVPGARIGLLGRNGAGKSTLIKLLAEQLKPMSGLYEPNPGLNIGYFAQHQLEFLRLDESPLQHLTRLAPNNREQELRDFLGGYGFNGDMALSPVRPFSGGEKARLVLALLVWQRPNLLLLDEPTNHLDLEMRHALTMALQDFEGAMIIVSHDRHLLRLSCSDYYLVDGGEVKSFDGDLDDYHQWLLDAAKEANKPAAQDDATPAQDKKLQKRLEAELRQKLSPLKKAQAKLEKIQQDCSDKLAELENLLADTSLYEADNKARLTQILAERTQHTQQLEESEMEWLELQENIEAIEQEAKLQS; this is encoded by the coding sequence ATGATCACCATTACCCAAGCGCAACTTATTCGCGGCTCCAAGACCCTATTGGATGAAGCCTCTCTGACTGTCTACCCCGGCCACAAGGTCGGCCTGGTGGGTGCCAACGGCACGGGCAAGTCATCTCTGCTTGCGTTGATCATGGGACACCTCAGCCTGGATAAGGGTGAGATTAGCGTGCCCACGGGCTGGCAGATCGCCACAGTTGCCCAGGAGACCCCGGCGCTTGAGGTGAGCGCGCTGGAATATGTGATCGACGGCGACCGCGAATATCGCGAGCTGGAAGAAGCGCTGCACAAGGCGCAGCTAGAAGATAACGGTCACCAGATCGCCCTGCTGCATGGCAAGATAGACGCCATCGGCGGCTACAGCATCCGCGCCCGCGCCGCCAGCCTGTTGGCCGGCCTAGGCTTTAGTGAGGCCGAGCAGCAAAATCCGGTGAAGAGCTTCTCGGGGGGATGGCGCATGCGTCTCAACCTGGCCCAGGCGCTGCTTTGCCGCTCCGAACTCCTGCTACTGGACGAACCCACCAACCACCTCGACTTGGACACCATGTACTGGCTAGAGAGCTGGATCAAGGCCTATCAGGGCACGCTGATCCTCATCAGCCACGACAGGGACTTTATCGACGCCATCGTCGACGAGATAGTGCATGTCGAGCACCATAAGCTCAACTACTACAAGGGCAACTACACCGCCTTCGAACGCATCCGCGCCGAGCGTATGGCCCAGCAACAGGTGGCCTATGAGCGCCAACAGAAAGAGCGCGCCCACATGCAATCTTTCGTCGACCGCTTCCGCTACAAGGCCAGCAAGGCCAAGCAGGCCCAGAGCCGTCTCAAGGCGCTGGAGCGGATGACTGAGCTGCTGCCCTCCAAGGCCGACAGCCCCTTCTACATGGCGTTTCGCGCCCCCGAGGCCCTGCCCAACCCGCTGGTGAAGATGGAGCAGGTCTCCGTCGGCTATGGCGACAAGGCGATCCTCAACCATGTGCATTTGAATCTGGTACCCGGTGCCCGCATCGGTCTACTGGGGCGTAACGGCGCGGGTAAGTCGACGCTTATTAAGCTGCTGGCCGAACAGCTCAAGCCCATGAGCGGCCTGTATGAGCCAAATCCCGGCCTCAATATCGGTTACTTCGCCCAGCATCAGCTGGAGTTTTTGCGCCTGGATGAATCGCCGCTGCAACACCTGACGCGACTCGCCCCAAACAACCGGGAGCAGGAGCTGAGGGACTTCCTCGGCGGCTATGGCTTTAACGGCGACATGGCCCTGTCTCCGGTTCGCCCCTTCTCCGGCGGCGAAAAGGCCCGTCTGGTGCTGGCGCTGCTGGTGTGGCAACGCCCTAACCTGTTGCTGCTCGATGAGCCCACCAACCACCTGGATCTCGAGATGCGTCACGCCCTGACCATGGCGCTGCAGGACTTCGAAGGTGCCATGATCATCGTATCCCACGATAGACACCTGCTGCGCCTGAGCTGTAGCGACTACTACCTGGTGGATGGCGGCGAGGTGAAGAGCTTCGACGGCGATCTCGACGACTATCATCAGTGGCTGCTGGACGCTGCCAAGGAGGCTAACAAACCTGCCGCCCAGGATGATGCGACACCAGCCCAGGATAAGAAGCTGCAGAAACGATTGGAAGCGGAGCTGAGACAGAAGCTGTCACCGCTGAAGAAGGCTCAGGCCAAGCTTGAGAAGATCCAACAAGATTGCAGCGACAAGCTGGCCGAGCTGGAAAACCTGCTGGCCGACACCAGCCTGTATGAGGCCGATAACAAGGCCAGGCTCACCCAGATCCTGGCCGAGCGAACCCAGCATACTCAACAGCTTGAAGAGAGCGAGATGGAGTGGCTGGAGCTGCAAGAGAACATAGAGGCCATAGAGCAAGAGGCCAAGCTGCAGAGCTAA
- a CDS encoding YheV family putative zinc ribbon protein, with product MSRVRVKKRFVAGAKCPKCHAQDSIVLFKEQGVETVECVECDYREQQAEAEVAKQATGAVIGVFKP from the coding sequence GTGAGTAGAGTCAGAGTCAAGAAGCGTTTCGTTGCCGGTGCCAAGTGCCCCAAGTGTCATGCCCAGGATAGCATAGTGCTGTTTAAGGAGCAGGGAGTCGAGACGGTCGAGTGCGTCGAGTGCGATTACCGAGAGCAGCAGGCCGAGGCCGAGGTGGCCAAGCAGGCCACAGGCGCAGTGATCGGGGTGTTTAAGCCCTAA